The Candidatus Zixiibacteriota bacterium region TCGCCGTTTATCTGAAATCCCAGGATTCCTCCGGCTCTTGTGGCGAGGAACCATTGGGCAGGAGCATTGGACATCTCTTCCCGCTCCGGCTCCGACGCCGGTTCGAAAACCGGTTCAGGGTCGGGCGGAAGTTTGTCCCAGTCGTCATCGTCGGTCAGGTATGTCAGACCGGAGGAAGGATTTACTGTCTGCGCGACTGATGTTCCCTCGCCGGCAATCAGCATAACAACCGAAAGCGCGAATATCATCGCGCGACATCTCATCCAAAAGAGACTATACATACAGATCTCCCTTTATAAGTATAGTCGGAAATTTTGAAGATTTGTCAAACAGAATTTTCCCGCCCAAAAAAAAAGCCGGAAGTCATAGTCCTCCGGCTAATGATAGAGGGATAGAGAGTATTTTCAGTATTTCACAGAGCAGCCGTAGGAGACAGTGCTCTTGGTGGCAATCTCCTTGCCGCCCATCGCCGCCTGCAGAGCCGCGACTACATAGTTGGAAGCCCCTTTGACATCATCCAGTTTGGTGGTCGGTTTGTCGTCAATGGCACCGGCATATATAAGTGTTCCTTCAGGACTGATGATATACATATGGGGAGTGGTTTTGGCGCCGTACATCCGCCCGACTTTGCCGTCGTTGTCTATTAAATAGGCGTTGGCGCTGAAACCTTCCGATTTGAGCCGCTCGGTCAGTTCTTTTCCTTCAAAATACCCCTGCTTCCCGGAAGCGGAGGAGCAGATACCGAGCCAGACAACCCCCTTTTCCATCATCTCTTTCTGCAGGCGGGGCATGTTGCCGGAATTGTAATGCTTGCGGACAAAGGGGCAATCAAAATTGACCCACTCCAGCACCACGAATTTTCCTTTGAAAGAGGACAGGGAATGGCTCTTTCCGTTGGCGTCGATGAGGGTGAAATCGGGAGCGGTCTGCCCGACTGTAGCCGTCGCAACGGCGGCTGTCTCCGGCGTTTTCTGCTCAGCGAAAGCCGCGAGGGCAACAACGCTGAGCGCAAGGAGAGTTAAGATTGAGAAATGGGTGCGAGTCATAGAGGTCATTACTCCTTTCTGAAACTTTATATCAATTCCTTTTTAGATTATCGATCTGTCTTCAATTTGAGCCAGGGCATCGAGAAC contains the following coding sequences:
- a CDS encoding thioredoxin family protein, with the protein product MTRTHFSILTLLALSVVALAAFAEQKTPETAAVATATVGQTAPDFTLIDANGKSHSLSSFKGKFVVLEWVNFDCPFVRKHYNSGNMPRLQKEMMEKGVVWLGICSSASGKQGYFEGKELTERLKSEGFSANAYLIDNDGKVGRMYGAKTTPHMYIISPEGTLIYAGAIDDKPTTKLDDVKGASNYVVAALQAAMGGKEIATKSTVSYGCSVKY